The genomic window TTCTTCCGCCGCCCCGACGGGGACCGGATCGCTTCGGTGGGGCGGTATTCGTACCTGGGCCGCGAGGTCTTGATGGCCTGGGGTTTCGTGGACGAACAGCACTGCCGGTGGCACGCGGTCCACGACCCGGTCGACGGCTGGCAGGCGACCGTCGACGGATGCCCCGACATCCGCAAGAATCCGGACACCATCGAGGTCCGCACCCCGACCGGCGCGTGGCTACCGGTAGGAGCGTGAACAGGGCCAGGGTCCGGCGGACCCTGGCCCCACCACGAACTAAGCGTGGGAACGGGACTTCCGGCCGGCCCGGCGAGCCGCGTCGATGACCGGATCGGTCTCGTCGTCGAACTGCCCGATCACCTGCTCCAGCAGGTCCTCCAGCGCGACGAGCCCGATCACCGACCCGTCGTCGACGACCAGCGCCACCTGATTGCGCAACTGCCGCATCGAGGCGATCGCGTCGAGCACCGTGGTGTCCGCGGGCAACCGCAACGCCGACGTCATCAGCGACCCGGCAGTGGCGTCCGTCCCGCCGCCGACCGCCTTCGCGGCCTCCCGCACATGCACGATCCCGGCGATCTCCCCGGACGCGTCGGTGACGGCCAGCCGCGAACGCCCGGCCTCGGTACTGCGCAACTCCACGGTCCGGGCGTCGTCGGCGGCGGTCACCGTGACGATCCGGTCGTTCGGGGTCATCACCTCACGCACGGTCCGCGACTCGATCTGCAACATCGCGGTCAACAGCTCGTGCTCGGCGGCCGGAATGGTGCCGTGCTCCTTGGACGTCTGCAGCAGCAGCCGCAACTGCTCGGCGTTGTGCACCTGCGCCAGCTCGTCCTGCGGTTCCACCTTGAACAGCTTCAGAACCGCGTTGGCCAGCCCGTTCAGAGCCAGCAACACCGGCTTCAGCACGGTGGTGAACCCGACGAACGGGATCGCCAGCAGCGTCGCCGACGTCTCCGGGTGACTGATCGCCCACGACTTCGGGGCCATCTCACCGACCACCACGTGCAGGAAACTGACCAGGACGACGGCGAACAGGAACGCCACCACGTACGCCGCGTCACCGGGGATGCCGACCGCGGTGAACACCGGCTCCAGCAGGTGTGCGACCGCCGGTTTCGCCAAGGCACCGAGGCCCAGCGTGCACAGGGTGATGCCGAGCTGCGCGCCGGCCAGCATCAGCGACAGCCGCCGGGTGCCGGCCATCGCCGCCCGGGCCCCACGGGACCCCTCGGCGGCGGCGGACTCCAGCCGGTGCCGTTTCGCGGCGACCAGGGCGAACTCGGCCGCCACGAAGAACGCGTTGGCGACGAGCAGGAAGAACGAGATCGTCAGCGACAGGGTGGTGCTCATGCCGGCACCTCGACTTCGACCTCACTGAGAGCGACGCGGGACGGCACACGCCTGCGGACTTCGAGCACGGTCAAACGTACCGCCGCCTGGGGTTGAGGGTTTCCGTCGTCGTCGATCGAGGGCGTCGGTGTCAGCTCGACGCTCTCCTGGACCTCCGGCAGCCGGCCGAGCCGGGCCAGGACCAGGCCGGACAGCGTGTCGTAGAGGTCGTCCTCGGGCAGGCTGATCCCGGTGGCCTCGGCGATCTCGTCCATCCGGGCCCGCCCCGGAACCACCCAGGAACCGTCGGTCCGCTGCTCGATCACCGGCTCCGGCAGGTCGTCCTCGTCACGGATCTCACCGACCAGCTCCTCGGCCACGTCCTCCAAGGTGATGATCCCGGCGAAACCACCGAACTCGTCGACGACGATCGCCATCTGCCGGTGCGCGGCCTTGAGCCGGTCCAGCACCACCGGCAGCCGGCACGACTCGGGCAACGCCACCGGGGGAGTGGCGAGCGTGCTCACCGGCGTGCTGTCACGCACCGCCGGGTCCAGGGCTACGACCTCGGCGATCGACACCACCCCGAGCACGTCGTCCAGCCCGTCACCGATCACCGGGAACCGGGAATGCCCGGTGTCCAGCAACTCGACCACCCGCGACGCCGGCTCGTGCCCGCCGATCGACGTGACGTCCACCCGCGGGCGCATCACCTCGGCGGCCGTCCGAATCCGGAAGTCCAGCCCGTGATCCAGCAACCGGGCCGCCCGCGCGTCCAGCAGACCGTGCGCGCTGGACGCCTCGATGATCCGGTCCAGGTCCTCCGAAGTGGCACCCTGCGGCAGCTCCTCGATCGGCTCGATGCCGATCGCACGCAACAATCGGGTCGCCGTCGAGTCGAACAACCGGATCAGCGGGCCCATCACGGTCAGGTAGATCGCCGTCGACCGGGACAGCGCCCGCGCCACCGCGACCGGCTCGGCGATCGCCAGGTTCTTCGGCGCCAGCTCGCCCAGCACCATCTGCACGACGGTCGCGAACAGCAGCGCGAACACCATCGACACCGAGGTGGTCAACGCCTCCGGCAACCCGGTCGCGCCGAGCAGCTCCGCGGTGCCCTCACCCAGGAACGGCTCGGCCACATAACCCGCGAGCAGCGCGGTCACCGTGATGCCGACCTGCGATCCGGAGAGCACGAACGACAGTTTCTGAGTGACCTTGAGGGCCCGCGCGGCTGCCGCGTCACCCTCGTCGGCGAGAGCGCGCAGACGCTCCCGGTCCACCGCCACGTAGGCGAACTCCTGGGCCACGAAATATCCGGTGGCCGCTGTGAGCAACACAATCGCCACGATGCCGATCGTGATCAGCAACCGGGTTCCCTCCGCACGTTCAAATGTATGTTTGCCCGATGAGCGATCTGTTGCGCATCGGGGAGCTCGCCGCTCAGGCCGGGGTCTCCACCCGCACCGTTGACTATTACACGCAACAGTTCGAGTAGACCGGCATGCGCAACACATCATCGGGCTGTTGACCAGGGAATATGGAAACCTATTGATTTGTGTCCTCCGTACCCGGTAATCGGGCGTTAGAGGCGCTGAAGTCCATAGTACCTCGGTCAAGATCACCGTTCTCAGGCCCACGGTCGCTATGTTGACGTTAACAACAGGCTGAGAAGCCCTCAGAGTTCACGGCAACCCCTGTTCATCGGATCACCCAGGGGTCAATTGGTTCGTCGCTCAGCGGCCACTACAGCGGGCTAAGCAATTCGTATAGCCGCTGAACTAATGAAACCGTTCGTTCCCGGAAAACTGTCAACACCCGATCACCGGATATTCAAAAGGCCGATATCCAGATATCCTTGTATCTGTCGGCAGGGAATCGCGAAGTCTTTGCAGCAAATGATTCCTGCAACCAAGCTGCACCCGTTTGGCAACTGACAAAGAATGGCTCTACAGCGTATACTAGAACCACACCCGGAAAGACATGCCCTGCCAAATCGGTGGGGCATTTCGCAACCCCGAAAGTTAGAGGAGAGAACAGCATGATGGTTTCTGTTCGGACGCGTTGGATGCAGGTCAACGCCCCTACCCGTAAGGCCGTGATGGAGCAGCTTCGCACCCTCGGAATCGACATCAGTAGCGAACTGCCGATCGTTGACACTGAGGTTCGCATGATGCCTGCCGCACAGTTGATGACGATGATCGATGAGGAGTTCTTCGCAGAGATCGGGCAGCACCCGATGAAGGTTCTCGTTATGCACCTCAACCACCTGAAGCACTTCGGGTACACCCCCGAACAGCAGGCGGGGATTGAGAAGTTCGTTGCCGACAACATCACGTGGTGCGAGATCGATCTGTCTAGCAACAAGATCACGATGGCGGATCACGAGGAGTGCGACCACACCGTTCGGGCCGAGTGCTGGCACGTCGGCGGTTGGGCCAACCGCTACTTCCCGAACGAGAACACCAGCCCCCTTCGGCTTATGTGCAGCCAGGACATCTGATGCGTTGCCCGGAACATCGATGGAAGAAGCACTACCGGTCAATCAGTGACGCTGATCGGGTGGCCCTGCTCTGGGGCTCGTACGTCTACGACTGCGGTACCGGCACCGGGTACCACATCACTACCAACATTAATTTTGAGGAGAACCGATGAACTACAACGATCCCGGTAAAGACGCCTGGGGACTTGCGCCGCCGAACGGTCTGGAGATCTTCCAGGTCGAGGGTCACCACATCCGTTTCGGGTACGACACCGAGCGGGACGCTGCTTACGCCGTTGGCCCCGACTTCGCTAAGGCGATGGGACATCGGGATGCCGCTGACGCTGCGCGTCTGCTGGAAGACTCTGAGAAGGGTACGCAAAATGTGCGTACCCTTGGCGGTCTACAAGAGATGACTGTCTTCTATGAGGATGGCCTCTGGGAGTTGATCTTCCGGAGTTCCCTTCCCGGCGCTAAGGCTATCAAGGGACGAGTCAAAGAGATTCTGAAGCAGATCCGCAAAACCGGGTCCTACTCAGCTACACCAGCGATCCCTACCAGCTTCGCTGAGGCGTTGCAGCTTGCTGCCGATCAGGCCCGTGAGATCGAAGCTCAGCGAGCCATCAGTGCGGCTCAGTCTGCACAGCTTGAGATTCAGGCCCCGATGGTGGATGCCTATCGGTCCTACCTGGAATCGGCTACAGACAAGAACATCTCGGACGTCTTCGGGATCATCAGCTCAAAGATCAACGAGCGATACGGCCTGAAGGTCAAGAACAAGCACGTCAAGTTGCTCCGTCGGACGTGGTTCACGTTCAAAGCCGGTACTGATCAGGTCACCGGTAGTACGGCGTACGCCCGCACGAACGGATATCTGACCGAAGAACCCGGAACATACGGTAACCAGGTTCGATTCACGACAAAGGGCGCACTGCGTCTGGCTGAGATCGCCGAGAAGCACTTCAAGCGATAGGTAGTGGGGCCGGGCCTACGGGTTCGGCCCCTTCCCAGCCGAGTAACTTTAACCGCGCGGTTAAAGAAATCAAGGGTACTTACCAGAGCAGTACCCCGTCACACCACAGAGGAGATTTGAAGTGAGCGAGAACGTAGGCAAAAACGGCAGTTCCCTGGGTCCGCCGGAAGAGGAAATCTTCTTTCCACTGAGCGAAGAGCGTGACCCGTGGTGCGACTGCTACAGCGACGTAGACGATTGGGAGAGTTCAAAATGGGATGATGGGGAGGAGTTCTGATGACTGAATTTATCAACCGCGACAACAGTCCAGAGGAGAATCTTAGGATCGCTCAACTGATGTACGCCGGGGCAGAGACGATCATCGAACGGGATGCATACTCCGATGTCCCATCCGTCAACCAGGCCCGTTTGCTGGTTATGGAAGCGATCATCGCTGGCGCACTTCACCATCGAGATCACTACCCGATTATCAGCACGCCGCTGATTAGAGAGTTCGCCATAGCCAAGGCCGGTAGGTCTTTGGCTCGCGGTCAGATTGACGATGCCCTGAAGTTCTGGGGAAAGACCAACGGTGGAACAACCAGGAAGGGATCTCGATACATCGAATTCCAGCCTGGCACTAAGGGGTCCAGGAAACCTAGGAAGTACATCCTTGGCCACTTCCTGATTGAGCACGCCGACGAAGAGTCGCCGGTCAACTTCCGGGCCGATCTGTTTGGTCCGATCTACGAAGCGAGTCGCAAGGCGAAGGAGGTGGTAGGAACTGCCGTCTCCAAAAGTGACCGAGCAGATCGACCAGCTAAACCGTCTGTCGTGGCTGAACTTCCCGGTGATGCCGAAGACGTTCCTGCTGGCAACCGAGCGAGGGGTGAGGATTCACGCGACGTTGTGAAGGTCTATCCATGGCAGCTCAAGGGTGTCTCGGCCAATCCAACGACCGAGGACTTCGCCGTGTGGGAGGAGTTCAACCCAGACGAATCGGAGACAGCTTTCGATGAGTTGTGCGAGCTGTTCGTACAGGGTCGACTGGAGAGTCTGTAGTGATCAGGGGGCGGGCTTCGGTCTGCCCCCTAGGTCTCATTTGGCTAGTCGATAGCTGTCACTTAGCTGCACGCTAGCTAGTCAACTAAAGAAGACCATGACCGAGACCAAGACGAGGTCAATGACGAAGATTAAGACGAAGACAAAAACCACAGATCGCCAGCAACCGAAGCTGGCTCAGTGAAGATCTTCCATCTGCTCCGAATCCGGGATTCGGGCCACATACAAAGAACTTGAAAACCTTGGTCGTCGCAAGCTCCTCCTACCTTGGTCGCTGTCGCTCCTCGTCTCCGGGGCTTTGGCCCTACGACCAATTGAAGGACCGAGCCGGTAGAGCGAAGGTCAAGGGCAAAGAGGAATGCCACTCTGAAGAACCGAGTGTCATGGTGGGTCAAGGTCAAGGGCTGTTGCTGTGTCTACTACGGAAGCAGATCTCCCAAACTCAGGTCGATGGAACTGACCTTCGGAACTTTGGTCGATGCTTCCTTACCAGCTAGGTCGTCGATGACTCCCTTACGCTGTCCTGTAGGAATATTGCAGCAATAGATCATTTAAGGTGCCCAGCAAAGCCGTACAGGCGTCAGAAGCTAATTCAGGTACTCGGCTTAGGGTCTGCAATTCCCAACGGCTTAGAATGGCTCTCAAGTCACAGGGCGACTCTCAGCCTGGTGACGGCTCTCACGCAGTCAAGCCGAGTGCGCTCTCCTGCTCACGCTCAAAGTCAAGAGCGGACTTTTCGCTCTGACGCTGGCGCTCAGAGGGTTACAGTCTTAGCCGGCATACTATGCCGGGCGGCTTGATGAAGGATGATGTCGGTAGTACCGACGTCATCTGTAGACATTCTGAAGGGTCCGCAGATTGTGCGGGCAGACCTCGGTAGTACCGAGGTCTGGTCTCAGTTACCGTCTCAGACCTCCCGTCACTTCTTAGTCTCTCTGTTGGGCACCAACCAAACGCTGAACGCTCCAACGACGATTAGGCCCGTGGTGATCCACGGTGTGTCGTACTGAGCTGCGAGTCCTGTGAGCACCAGCCACAGCAGGGCGACAATCGATTTCGCGTACTCCAAAGCCTTGCCGGTCAGAAGACCCATTGAAACCTCCCAGTTGGATTGATTAGTAGCTCTTACGGGTTATCACGTCACTATCGACCAATCATGCACTGATAGAGGGGGTGAGCTGAGAAACCGAGGAGGACGAATGCGTACCTATATCGAAGACGGTGTGTTCCGGAACCAGTACAAGCGCTGTGCCTGTTGCAGTCTTGAACTGCACGTCTACCACTATCCATTGAGCAACGGCGTCCGAAGTCTGATCACATGCGTCGCCTGTAAGCGTGACTGCCGTGGGTCTGCGGACTGCAAGCTCGGAATGCTGGTTTAAAGCCTCGGTGTAAATCCCGGGCGGGCATCGCCTCTGAGGCTCCAGAAATACGAACTGGTGGGATTGGATGCACGACCTATTACAGCCGCTCTGAGCGGCACTGAACACTTCACGAGCAAGCTCGCTTGTGAGAGTAACGATTGGAGATTGAAGATGACTGAGCGAAAGAAGACCGAACCGAAGACTGACGACATCAAGTCACAGGGCGACTCTCAGCCTGGAGACGACAAAGCTGAGACCTTCCGACTGATGAAAGAGGCGGTCGAGAAGAGTGGAGTCAACCCGACGCCGTGCTCTGTATGCGGGTCGGTTGTGGAGCCTCACCAGCACGCTGAAGCGGATGAGTGACGGCTGGCGCGGAACCAACACCTATCAATGGCGGAAGGTACGCGACTACGTCCTACAGCGCGACAACTATGAATGTCAGCTTAAGCGTCCAGGGTGCACACAGCGTGCCACCACTGGGGATCACATCGTCCCACTTAGCAAAGGCGGCAGCCTACTCGATCCGAACGGAATCAGAGCTGCGTGTCATCACTGCAACTCAAGCCGACAGGCAGGCAAAGGCAACCCTGAATGGAAGCCCGGTCTGACGCAATGGTAACCGGACAGGAAAAAGTTCAGCGGAACTCGTTCAGTTCGGGAAAAAGACAGTGATAACCCAGGTGTAGAGCAACCAAACACTTGGAGGATCAATGGAGCGCGGGCGACCGATTAAGCACGAGATCAACGTCGGGGATGTATTCGGCAAGCTGACTGTACTGGACGCGTCAGTTCGGGTGCCGATGAAGAACGGCTACACCAAACGTGGCGTAGTCGTTGAGTGCGCATGCGGTAGCAAACTGACAATCGGAATGGAGAAGCTTTACAACGGTCGAGAAAAATGCTCAAAGGATTGCTCTGCTGTTGAGCGGCTGACATTGCAATACGCGAGCCCCATCGGACCTAAGCCCGTCTCATCGTCGTATATGTCAGCGCACCAGCGTCTCAAGCGTCGTCGTGGCAAGGCTACTGAACACACATGCCCTTGCGGTAAGCCTGCCAAGGAATGGGCGTACAACCACGCGTGTCCTAACGAGATGAAGGAATGGCGGGAAGCGCGCCAAATCAAGGGACACGGTACGCAGTCAGGTCGATGGATGCCATTCAGCCAGGACATCGAGATGTATGACGCTCTGTGCTATGAGTGCCACGCTGCGCGTGATGGGAACGGACACTAAGGTCGTCTTTCCCTCAATCGGAACATAAGCGCAGTCCCCGCTCTGTCTGTTTCCCCCCGGAGGAATTTGACGAAACTGCTTGACACTTAGAGGAGATTCATTGACAACTACGACTATTCAAGAAGATCGTCCCGTTCTTGGGTACACACTCCCAAGACTGTTTACCGAACCCAAGGTTTCGCTACTGACGAGGCGTACGACTCTGGGATATGAGGTCATCGAGTTTGGACAGCGGATCGGGATCAACGTCCTTCCGTGGCAACGCTGGTGGTTGCTGCACTTCCTCGAACTGAACCCAGACGGCACTCTGCGGTTTAAGCGTGCTCTGCTGCTGGTGAGTCGGCAGCAAGGCAAGTCATTCCTGTGCTCGCTGTTGGCCCTGTGGATTCTCAGTCGCGGTAGAACGGTTCTCTACAGCTCGACAACCATCGACACCGCTAAGGAGCAGTGGGAGATCACTGCCGATTATGCCGAGGACCACCCAGAATACTTCGGTGGTGAGGTCAAGCTCCGCAAACCGAACGGACAGTACGCAATCGAGTGTCCAGGCTTGAAGTGCAAATACAAGATCGTCTCTGCCGGTAGACGAGGGGGTCGCGGTTTGAGCGGTGTGGGTCTCGTCCTAGTCGATGAATTGCGCGAGCATATGGACTTCGATGCACTTAACGCTGTCGAATCGACGACTCTATCTGTTCCTGATGCTCTGCTCGTTATGCTCTCGAATGCTGGTGATGTCCGGTCTGTTGTGCTCAATCATTGGAGGGCGGTAGCCCAATCCGGTGAGGACCCTGAACTGTTCTATGCTGAGTGGTCGGCTGCTGATGGCTCTGAGATCGACGACGTTGAAGCACTGAGGCAGGCAGGGTCATTGCGTTCTGGGGTAACTGCTGGTCACGGCGGTGATGAGGTCGTGTGATCGGCGGTCGGCGCGTCGGTTGGCGCGGGCGATGTTGGTGGCGCCGTTGATGCGGTGCCAGCCGATCGCGGTGTTACGCAGGGTGGCCATGACGGCGGGTCCGGTGCCGGTCCGGGCTTGGTGAAGATCCTCACGGAAAGTGACGTCTCTGACGTTGTGGACCTGGTTCTCGATCAACCACTCTGCCCTGGCCCATTTTTGCAGGTCAGTGGGCTGGGCGTTGGCGGCGCTCAGGGAGGTGATCAGGTAGGTGGTCTCGCGGCTGGTCTTGCCGTCGATGGTGCGGGTCCGGGTGATCCGGGCGGCCTGCTGGGCTTTCGGGAAGGCGATTCCGCCCGGGGTGTGCAGGGTGACGGCCTTGACCGTGCGGGTCTCCTTACGGCCGTGCCCGCGGTCGCGGGTGCGGTCACCGACCGGGATCTGCGCCCACGGCAGGGTCTTGAGCTGGGTGTGAAGGGTGGGCTGGTTCCCCTTCGCCTGCAGCAACAGGTGTGCTCCGCGGCGGGTGATCTGCTCGGCGTGATCGGTCTGGGTATGCATCGCGTCGGCGACGAACAGGACCCCGGTCAGGCTGCCCAGCACGTTTTCGACGGCGGTGAGCAGGGGTGTGAAGGCTGGGATTTCGTTGCTTTTGGTGTCGACGGTGACCTGGGCCAGGACGATGCCGGTGCTGGTGTCCAGCGCGGACAGCAGATGCACCTGGCGGCCCTCGGGCAGGCGGGCGCCCCGCAAGGTCTTGCCGTCGACGGCTATCACGGTCCGATAGCGGCGTGGCCGGGCGGGTGCCGGCGGTGTCCGCGACCGCAGCCAGCCGGCCAGAACAGTGCTGACCACACTCGCGTCGAGGCGGGTCAGCAGCCGCCACATCGTCGTGCCGGCCGGCACGCCCCGGGTGAACCCGAGCCGGACCTGGTCGGGCTCGTCGAGGTCGTACAGCCAGTCGGCGATCGCAGCGAACGAGGTGGCACCGGCCAGGACCGCGCAGACCGCGACTGTCAGCAACGCCACCAGGGAATACCGGGTCCCGTGCGGGTTACGCGGGTCCGGAATCCGGCCCAGGGCTTCGGCGAGCCCGGTGTGTTCACTATCGGTGACCGGTGATGGTGGAGTGTCGGAGCCGGGGGTTGTCACGGTCAGTGCGCGAATCAGAGATGATGCCATCGGCGGGTGGAGTTCCTCGGTGGTCGTGCAGCGTGAAGAACTCCATGATCACCTTGAGGGCTTCACCCGCTTCCACTGCCTCCACAGAGGCCGATCACCCCACGAAATCCCTGTTCAGCGGGTCAAGGACCGAGAACGCAACAGCCCTGCTGAGGCAGGCAAACCCGAGTCTCGGTAGGACCGTGACTCTCAGGTCGTTGAAGGCATTAGCCGGCGGTCCAGTGAACGCATTCAAGACTGAGAATATGTGCATGAGTATTCCGAGTCTCAATAGCTGTGTCTCTCCGGAGGCGTGGCAGAACTGCCTAGACCCCAATCCGATCAAAGACAGATCGAGGGTATGTCTCGGTATCGATGCTAACGACGATCTCAGTCACATCACCGTTGTGGGTGCAGTTACAGGCTCAGACGGACGTACACGAGTTGAAACCGTAGCTGTCTACCAGTCCACCAGAGAGTTTCGTTCGGAGTTCGGTGACCTCCTCAGCAGGGTTAGGCCACGCTTCGTGGGCTGGGGTCCTACAGGACCGATGAGTGCGCTCCGCAGCGACTTCGGAAAGCTGAAGTTCAAGCGCTTCAACGAGTTCAAGGGTGATCAGCTTTGCTCTGCCGCAATGGAGCTTGCCGACCAGGTAGCCGCTGGCAGAATTTCCCACAGTGGAGACGAACTTCTCACCACTCAACTGCTGTCTGCTGCTCGATTGAACGTCGGTGACGGTTGGCGTTTCGGTCGTAAAGGCGACATCGACTGTGACTCAAGCTACGCGCTCAGTTTCGCTGTTCGTCTGGCTCGCTCTATTCCGGAATCTCAGGGTCTTCGTGTCGTCACCCTCGACGACGAAGCTGCCTAAATCGGTCGATCGAAAAGAAGTTTCCAAAACTGACGCACTTACCGGGATCTTGCACTGATAAGGAAAAGCGAAGGGAGTGATGCATTTGCATACAGCTAAAAGCCCCTTGAAGAGATTGGAGGTACTGCCGTGAAGTTCTGGACACCCTGGAAAACCCAAGCGGAATCGTTCGCCAGCACTGCCACTTCCGGCGGTACCCCCATCCTCTCCACACTGCCCAATGACTGGAGTACGTGGCAGGCACTCATCAATGGCACCGAA from Actinoplanes derwentensis includes these protein-coding regions:
- a CDS encoding MerR family transcriptional regulator, with product MSDLLRIGELAAQAGVSTRTVDYYTQQFE
- a CDS encoding ISAs1 family transposase, which encodes MASSLIRALTVTTPGSDTPPSPVTDSEHTGLAEALGRIPDPRNPHGTRYSLVALLTVAVCAVLAGATSFAAIADWLYDLDEPDQVRLGFTRGVPAGTTMWRLLTRLDASVVSTVLAGWLRSRTPPAPARPRRYRTVIAVDGKTLRGARLPEGRQVHLLSALDTSTGIVLAQVTVDTKSNEIPAFTPLLTAVENVLGSLTGVLFVADAMHTQTDHAEQITRRGAHLLLQAKGNQPTLHTQLKTLPWAQIPVGDRTRDRGHGRKETRTVKAVTLHTPGGIAFPKAQQAARITRTRTIDGKTSRETTYLITSLSAANAQPTDLQKWARAEWLIENQVHNVRDVTFREDLHQARTGTGPAVMATLRNTAIGWHRINGATNIARANRRADRRSHDLITAVTSSYPRTQ
- a CDS encoding BRO-N domain-containing protein, with the translated sequence MNYNDPGKDAWGLAPPNGLEIFQVEGHHIRFGYDTERDAAYAVGPDFAKAMGHRDAADAARLLEDSEKGTQNVRTLGGLQEMTVFYEDGLWELIFRSSLPGAKAIKGRVKEILKQIRKTGSYSATPAIPTSFAEALQLAADQAREIEAQRAISAAQSAQLEIQAPMVDAYRSYLESATDKNISDVFGIISSKINERYGLKVKNKHVKLLRRTWFTFKAGTDQVTGSTAYARTNGYLTEEPGTYGNQVRFTTKGALRLAEIAEKHFKR
- a CDS encoding hemolysin family protein: MLITIGIVAIVLLTAATGYFVAQEFAYVAVDRERLRALADEGDAAAARALKVTQKLSFVLSGSQVGITVTALLAGYVAEPFLGEGTAELLGATGLPEALTTSVSMVFALLFATVVQMVLGELAPKNLAIAEPVAVARALSRSTAIYLTVMGPLIRLFDSTATRLLRAIGIEPIEELPQGATSEDLDRIIEASSAHGLLDARAARLLDHGLDFRIRTAAEVMRPRVDVTSIGGHEPASRVVELLDTGHSRFPVIGDGLDDVLGVVSIAEVVALDPAVRDSTPVSTLATPPVALPESCRLPVVLDRLKAAHRQMAIVVDEFGGFAGIITLEDVAEELVGEIRDEDDLPEPVIEQRTDGSWVVPGRARMDEIAEATGISLPEDDLYDTLSGLVLARLGRLPEVQESVELTPTPSIDDDGNPQPQAAVRLTVLEVRRRVPSRVALSEVEVEVPA
- a CDS encoding HNH endonuclease, which encodes MSDGWRGTNTYQWRKVRDYVLQRDNYECQLKRPGCTQRATTGDHIVPLSKGGSLLDPNGIRAACHHCNSSRQAGKGNPEWKPGLTQW
- a CDS encoding hemolysin family protein, which encodes MSTTLSLTISFFLLVANAFFVAAEFALVAAKRHRLESAAAEGSRGARAAMAGTRRLSLMLAGAQLGITLCTLGLGALAKPAVAHLLEPVFTAVGIPGDAAYVVAFLFAVVLVSFLHVVVGEMAPKSWAISHPETSATLLAIPFVGFTTVLKPVLLALNGLANAVLKLFKVEPQDELAQVHNAEQLRLLLQTSKEHGTIPAAEHELLTAMLQIESRTVREVMTPNDRIVTVTAADDARTVELRSTEAGRSRLAVTDASGEIAGIVHVREAAKAVGGGTDATAGSLMTSALRLPADTTVLDAIASMRQLRNQVALVVDDGSVIGLVALEDLLEQVIGQFDDETDPVIDAARRAGRKSRSHA